AGCGGGAAGCGCTTTAAAGGAGGAGAAGGCAGCGGCAGAGCGCAGGCAGCGCCGGCAGCCGCTCCGCCGGGAGCCGCTCCGCCGTCCCCTCCCTGGCCACCCAGCCCCGGGACAGCGGCATCGGGGCACGAAGCCCAGGCGAACACACACACACCGACCCCCCGGCGTCTCCTCGGGTACCTGCTGTCTCACAATGAAGCTcctgacagcagctctgctcctgctcttcaTCGCGATGTGCTTAGCCAGCGCGGAAGGTAAAGTGGTTTGTTCTGCTTATTCCCGTGTAAATCTCCGGTAATTTGTGTTTGTGTCTTGACAGCCCTGGCTTGGGCTGAGCTATCCTTGCACGGTGGAAAGGTGTGATTTGTGGAATCTGTGAGTAAGGGAGCTGCAAGTTATGTAAAGGTGGAGGAGAGGTAAAATTCAAGGGATGAAGTTGTGTCTTCATTTGTGTCTTCAGCGCAAGGCAAAGAACTCGCAGTGGGGCAGGTCGTGCCATGTTCCTCGTTATTCAGGAATAGAGCTCAAGCATCTCCTTTGAAACTGAGCGTGGTTTTCTGGGCAATTAGAGCAGAGCTGGATATGAGGTGGTGGCACAGTCTGCGTTTTCTGCTGTGCACAAAAATGATGGGTAAAAAATGCTCAGCTTTTGTCTGGCTATGACTGCACCACAGCATCCATGCAAGGAGAAATGACTCAGTCCTACAAACTCCAAGTGAGACACGAGTGAATGAGAAAGTAGCCCAGACATGCACTTGCTTGCTCAGTTTAAAGCAAGTTCTgattctttcatttccttttgttaAATACAATTATATTTAATCACAGCAGgtgcactttaaaaaaatctgctatTTACAAAGTCCCAGAGCATATGTAGTGCTCTAAAATATATTTCCCAGAGAGTCACTACCTTTTCCTGGGATataccaaaggaaaaaaaaaaatctctttttaagctcaacagcattaaaaaaattcatcTTTTCCCAGCAAGGCTTGAAAGAGCAAACTGAAGTTTTCCTGGAGGGGAAGGGACGCTTGGTATGCAGGAAGCTTTGCAGGCGCATGAGAAAATGCTTTCTCTTGTAGGCGTGAAGTGCAAATGCTCAAGAAAAGGTCCTAAAATAAGATTCTCTAATGTACGGAAGCTGGAAATAAAACCGAGGTACCCGTTTTGCGTGGAAGAGATGATTATGTAAGTTTTCCTTCATTTATTCCTTTCTGTTTCCCTGTCAGCTGAACTGCTTCACCTTATCTGCAAGTTCCTtctttgttctttgttttcctcatgCCCTGGCATGCTAATTCCTGGgcatagtaaaaaaaaaaaaaaaaaaaaagggcaattCTGACCAAAATCACAGGTATCATTTTTtggcacaattttttttctttttttgtcaaATAAGTATTTCCAGAATGGGAAGCAGTAAAAAGATTATCATTAGTTCAAGTGAAAATAGGGGAAAATTCTACTCCAAGCTGCCTGATACAACACTCAGAACTATTTACTCAAGTTATTCTGAGCATGCAGAATAAACATGAGCAGTTTGGTCCGTGGTGGTTTCTGAAAGGAAGAGTTACCCCAGCCTGCATTGTACCAGAGGGATCTCCTTCACCTGCTGGGGTTATTCAGCATGTAATAAAATTCTTTCATCGCAGTGTCCTGCAAGTCAGGACCAATGCTGATGTAAAATCTCAAGCTGATGTAGTGGGTAACCAAGCTGAGGCAGGTACAGGGATTTTTTTACATAACTGGCTAAAAAAGGAGGGGGCTTTTACATCTTAAATATGggtgggtttggcttttttcctgACCTGTTTGAATATCATAAGATTCCCCCAACAAAGCA
The Agelaius phoeniceus isolate bAgePho1 chromosome 15, bAgePho1.hap1, whole genome shotgun sequence genome window above contains:
- the CXCL14 gene encoding C-X-C motif chemokine 14: MKLLTAALLLLFIAMCLASAEGVKCKCSRKGPKIRFSNVRKLEIKPRYPFCVEEMIIVTLWTRVRGEQQHCLNPKRQNTVRLLKWYRVWKEKGRVYEE